In one window of Cydia fagiglandana chromosome 1, ilCydFagi1.1, whole genome shotgun sequence DNA:
- the LOC134669297 gene encoding glutamate-gated chloride channel isoform X8, with product MDVSRPSCAAFFCLLLLCFTQFAECVNAKINFREKEKQILDQILGPGRYDARIRPSGINGTGEAPTLVRVNLYLRSISKIDDYKMEYSVQLTFREQWLDERLKFNNLGGRLKYLTLTEANRVWMPDLFFSNEKEGHFHNIIMPNVYIRIFPNGNVLYSIRISLTLSCPMNLKLYPLDKQTCSLRMASYGWTTDDLVFLWKEGDPVQVVKNLHLPRFTLEKFLTDYCNSKTNTGEYSCLKVDLLFKREFSYYLIQIYIPCCMLVIVSWVSFWLDQGAVPARVSLGVTTLLTMATQSSGINASLPPVSYTKAIDVWTGVCLTFVFGALLEFALVNYASRSDMHRENLKKTRREMEAATANLDAASDLLDTDSNATFAMMRQCEVHMNPARKNCCRLWMSKFPTRSKRIDVISRITFPLVFALFNLAYWSTYLFRDEDEEN from the exons ATGGACGTGTCGCGGCCATCATGCGCCGCCTTCTTCTGCCTGCTACTCCTGTGCTTCACACAATTTGCAGA ATGCGTGAACGCGAAGATAAACTTCAGGGAGAAGGAGAAACAGATCCTGGACCAGATCCTCGGGCCGGGGCGGTACGACGCGCGCATCCGGCCGTCCGGTATCAACGGGACTG GCGAAGCTCCCACGTTAGTGCGAGTCAACCTGTATCTCCGATCCATCAGCAAAATAGATGATTATAAAATG GAATACTCCGTTCAGCTGACgttcagagaacaatggttagACGAACGGTTGAAATTCAACAACTTGGGCG GCCGGCTCAAATACCTAACCCTCACGGAGGCCAACCGCGTGTGGATGCCGGACCTGTTCTTCTCGAACGAGAAAGAGGGCCACTTCCACAATATCATCATGCCGAACGTGTACATCCGGATCTTCCCCAACGGGAACGTGCTGTACAGCATCCGAATCTCGCTGACGTTGTCGTGCCCCATGAATCTGAAGCTGTACCCGCTGGACAAGCAGACGTGCTCGCTCAGGATGGCCAGTT ACGGCTGGACGACAGATGACCTGGTGTTCCTATGGAAGGAAGGTGACCCAGTGCAAGTCGTCAAGAACCTACACCTACCGCGCTTCACGCTCGAGAAGTTCCTCACTGATTACTGCAACAGCAAGACCAATACTG GTGAATACAGTTGCCTGAAGGTAGACTTGCTGTTCAAGCGCGAGTTCAGTTACTACCTGATCCAGATCTATATCCCCTGCTGTATGCTGGTCATCGTGTCCTGGGTGTCTTTCTGGCTAGACCAGGGCGCGGTCCCAGCCAGGGTGTCGCTAG GAGTAACAACGCTCCTGACGATGGCGACCCAGTCGTCAGGGATCAACGCCTCCCTGCCTCCCGTCTCCTACACGAAGGCCATCGACGTGTGGACGGGCGTCTGTCTCACCTTCGTCTTCGGAGCGTTGCTAGAATTCGCTCTAGTGAACTATGCGTCCCGCTCCGATATGCACAG AGAGAACCTGAAGAAGACGCGCAGGGAGATGGAGGCGGCCACAGCGAACCTGGACGCTGCCTCCGACCTGCTCGACACAGACAGCAACGCCACTTTCGCGATG ATGCGGCAGTGCGAGGTCCACATGAACCCCGCGCGCAAGAACTGCTGTCGCCTGTGGATGTCCAAGTTCCCCACCCGCTCCAAGAGGATAGACGTCATCTCAAGGATCACCTTCCCGCTGGTCTTCGCCCTTTTCAACCTGGCCTACTG GTCAACCTACTTATTCCGCGACGAGGACGAGGAGAACTGA
- the LOC134669297 gene encoding glutamate-gated chloride channel isoform X7 codes for MDVSRPSCAAFFCLLLLCFTQFAECVNAKINFREKEKQILDQILGPGRYDARIRPSGINGTGPAVVNINIFVRTITTISDIKMEYSVQLTFREQWLDERLKFNNLGGRLKYLTLTEANRVWMPDLFFSNEKEGHFHNIIMPNVYIRIFPNGNVLYSIRISLTLSCPMNLKLYPLDKQTCSLRMASYGWTTDDLVFLWKEGDPVQVVKNLHLPRFTLEKFLTDYCNSKTNTGEYSCLKVDLLFKREFSYYLIQIYIPCCMLVIVSWVSFWLDQGAVPARVSLGVTTLLTMATQTSGINASLPPVSYTKAIDVWTGVCLTFVFGALLEFALVNYASRSNKHRENLKKTRREMEAATANLDAASDLLDTDSNATFAMKPLRGGEPKMRQCEVHMNPARKNCCRLWMSKFPTRSKRIDVISRITFPLVFALFNLAYWSTYLFRDEDEEN; via the exons ATGGACGTGTCGCGGCCATCATGCGCCGCCTTCTTCTGCCTGCTACTCCTGTGCTTCACACAATTTGCAGA ATGCGTGAACGCGAAGATAAACTTCAGGGAGAAGGAGAAACAGATCCTGGACCAGATCCTCGGGCCGGGGCGGTACGACGCGCGCATCCGGCCGTCCGGTATCAACGGGACTGG ACCCGCTGTCGTTAACATAAATATCTTCGTAAGAACAATTACTACCATAAGCGACATAAAGATG GAATACTCCGTTCAGCTGACgttcagagaacaatggttagACGAACGGTTGAAATTCAACAACTTGGGCG GCCGGCTCAAATACCTAACCCTCACGGAGGCCAACCGCGTGTGGATGCCGGACCTGTTCTTCTCGAACGAGAAAGAGGGCCACTTCCACAATATCATCATGCCGAACGTGTACATCCGGATCTTCCCCAACGGGAACGTGCTGTACAGCATCCGAATCTCGCTGACGTTGTCGTGCCCCATGAATCTGAAGCTGTACCCGCTGGACAAGCAGACGTGCTCGCTCAGGATGGCCAGTT ACGGCTGGACGACAGATGACCTGGTGTTCCTATGGAAGGAAGGTGACCCAGTGCAAGTCGTCAAGAACCTACACCTACCGCGCTTCACGCTCGAGAAGTTCCTCACTGATTACTGCAACAGCAAGACCAATACTG GTGAATACAGTTGCCTGAAGGTAGACTTGCTGTTCAAGCGCGAGTTCAGTTACTACCTGATCCAGATCTATATCCCCTGCTGTATGCTGGTCATCGTGTCCTGGGTGTCTTTCTGGCTAGACCAGGGCGCGGTCCCAGCCAGGGTGTCGCTAG GAGTAACAACGCTCCTGACGATGGCCACCCAGACGTCAGGCATCAACGCGTCCCTGCCGCCCGTCTCCTACACCAAGGCCATCGACGTCTGGACCGGCGTCTGTCTGACATTCGTCTTCGGAGCGTTACTGGAGTTCGCTCTGGTCAACTATGCGTCTCGCTCCAACAAGCACAG AGAGAACCTGAAGAAGACGCGCAGGGAGATGGAGGCGGCCACAGCGAACCTGGACGCTGCCTCCGACCTGCTCGACACAGACAGCAACGCCACTTTCGCGATG AAACCGTTGCGCGGCGGCGAACCGAAGATGCGGCAGTGCGAGGTCCACATGAACCCCGCGCGCAAGAACTGCTGTCGCCTGTGGATGTCCAAGTTCCCCACCCGCTCCAAGAGGATAGACGTCATCTCAAGGATCACCTTCCCGCTGGTCTTCGCCCTTTTCAACCTGGCCTACTG GTCAACCTACTTATTCCGCGACGAGGACGAGGAGAACTGA
- the LOC134669297 gene encoding glutamate-gated chloride channel isoform X12, producing the protein MDVSRPSCAAFFCLLLLCFTQFAECVNAKINFREKEKQILDQILGPGRYDARIRPSGINGTGEAPTLVRVNLYLRSISKIDDYKMEYSVQLTFREQWLDERLKFNNLGGRLKYLTLTEANRVWMPDLFFSNEKEGHFHNIIMPNVYIRIFPNGNVLYSIRISLTLSCPMNLKLYPLDKQTCSLRMASYGWTTDDLVFLWKEGDPVQVVKNLHLPRFTLEKFLTDYCNSKTNTGEYSCLKVDLLFKREFSYYLIQIYIPCCMLVIVSWVSFWLDQGAVPARVSLGVTTLLTMATQTSGINASLPPVSYTKAIDVWTGVCLTFVFGALLEFALVNYASRSNKHRENLKKTRREMEAATANLDAASDLLDTDSNATFAMKPLRGGEPKMRQCEVHMNPARKNCCRLWMSKFPTRSKRIDVISRITFPLVFALFNLAYW; encoded by the exons ATGGACGTGTCGCGGCCATCATGCGCCGCCTTCTTCTGCCTGCTACTCCTGTGCTTCACACAATTTGCAGA ATGCGTGAACGCGAAGATAAACTTCAGGGAGAAGGAGAAACAGATCCTGGACCAGATCCTCGGGCCGGGGCGGTACGACGCGCGCATCCGGCCGTCCGGTATCAACGGGACTG GCGAAGCTCCCACGTTAGTGCGAGTCAACCTGTATCTCCGATCCATCAGCAAAATAGATGATTATAAAATG GAATACTCCGTTCAGCTGACgttcagagaacaatggttagACGAACGGTTGAAATTCAACAACTTGGGCG GCCGGCTCAAATACCTAACCCTCACGGAGGCCAACCGCGTGTGGATGCCGGACCTGTTCTTCTCGAACGAGAAAGAGGGCCACTTCCACAATATCATCATGCCGAACGTGTACATCCGGATCTTCCCCAACGGGAACGTGCTGTACAGCATCCGAATCTCGCTGACGTTGTCGTGCCCCATGAATCTGAAGCTGTACCCGCTGGACAAGCAGACGTGCTCGCTCAGGATGGCCAGTT ACGGCTGGACGACAGATGACCTGGTGTTCCTATGGAAGGAAGGTGACCCAGTGCAAGTCGTCAAGAACCTACACCTACCGCGCTTCACGCTCGAGAAGTTCCTCACTGATTACTGCAACAGCAAGACCAATACTG GTGAATACAGTTGCCTGAAGGTAGACTTGCTGTTCAAGCGCGAGTTCAGTTACTACCTGATCCAGATCTATATCCCCTGCTGTATGCTGGTCATCGTGTCCTGGGTGTCTTTCTGGCTAGACCAGGGCGCGGTCCCAGCCAGGGTGTCGCTAG GAGTAACAACGCTCCTGACGATGGCCACCCAGACGTCAGGCATCAACGCGTCCCTGCCGCCCGTCTCCTACACCAAGGCCATCGACGTCTGGACCGGCGTCTGTCTGACATTCGTCTTCGGAGCGTTACTGGAGTTCGCTCTGGTCAACTATGCGTCTCGCTCCAACAAGCACAG AGAGAACCTGAAGAAGACGCGCAGGGAGATGGAGGCGGCCACAGCGAACCTGGACGCTGCCTCCGACCTGCTCGACACAGACAGCAACGCCACTTTCGCGATG AAACCGTTGCGCGGCGGCGAACCGAAGATGCGGCAGTGCGAGGTCCACATGAACCCCGCGCGCAAGAACTGCTGTCGCCTGTGGATGTCCAAGTTCCCCACCCGCTCCAAGAGGATAGACGTCATCTCAAGGATCACCTTCCCGCTGGTCTTCGCCCTTTTCAACCTGGCCTACTGGTAA
- the LOC134669297 gene encoding glutamate-gated chloride channel isoform X3, with product MDVSRPSCAAFFCLLLLCFTQFAECVNAKINFREKEKQILDQILGPGRYDARIRPSGINGTDGPAVVNINIFVRTITTISDIKMEYSVQLTFREQWLDERLKFNNLGGRLKYLTLTEANRVWMPDLFFSNEKEGHFHNIIMPNVYIRIFPNGNVLYSIRISLTLSCPMNLKLYPLDKQTCSLRMASYGWTTDDLVFLWKEGDPVQVVKNLHLPRFTLEKFLTDYCNSKTNTGEYSCLKVDLLFKREFSYYLIQIYIPCCMLVIVSWVSFWLDQGAVPARVSLGVTTLLTMATQTSGINASLPPVSYTKAIDVWTGVCLTFVFGALLEFALVNYASRSNKHRENLKKTRREMEAATANLDAASDLLDTDSNATFAMKPLRGGEPKMRQCEVHMNPARKNCCRLWMSKFPTRSKRIDVISRITFPLVFALFNLAYWSTYLFRDEDEEN from the exons ATGGACGTGTCGCGGCCATCATGCGCCGCCTTCTTCTGCCTGCTACTCCTGTGCTTCACACAATTTGCAGA ATGCGTGAACGCGAAGATAAACTTCAGGGAGAAGGAGAAACAGATCCTGGACCAGATCCTCGGGCCGGGGCGGTACGACGCGCGCATCCGGCCGTCCGGTATCAACGGGACTG ATGGACCCGCTGTCGTTAACATAAATATCTTCGTAAGAACAATTACTACCATAAGCGACATAAAGATG GAATACTCCGTTCAGCTGACgttcagagaacaatggttagACGAACGGTTGAAATTCAACAACTTGGGCG GCCGGCTCAAATACCTAACCCTCACGGAGGCCAACCGCGTGTGGATGCCGGACCTGTTCTTCTCGAACGAGAAAGAGGGCCACTTCCACAATATCATCATGCCGAACGTGTACATCCGGATCTTCCCCAACGGGAACGTGCTGTACAGCATCCGAATCTCGCTGACGTTGTCGTGCCCCATGAATCTGAAGCTGTACCCGCTGGACAAGCAGACGTGCTCGCTCAGGATGGCCAGTT ACGGCTGGACGACAGATGACCTGGTGTTCCTATGGAAGGAAGGTGACCCAGTGCAAGTCGTCAAGAACCTACACCTACCGCGCTTCACGCTCGAGAAGTTCCTCACTGATTACTGCAACAGCAAGACCAATACTG GTGAATACAGTTGCCTGAAGGTAGACTTGCTGTTCAAGCGCGAGTTCAGTTACTACCTGATCCAGATCTATATCCCCTGCTGTATGCTGGTCATCGTGTCCTGGGTGTCTTTCTGGCTAGACCAGGGCGCGGTCCCAGCCAGGGTGTCGCTAG GAGTAACAACGCTCCTGACGATGGCCACCCAGACGTCAGGCATCAACGCGTCCCTGCCGCCCGTCTCCTACACCAAGGCCATCGACGTCTGGACCGGCGTCTGTCTGACATTCGTCTTCGGAGCGTTACTGGAGTTCGCTCTGGTCAACTATGCGTCTCGCTCCAACAAGCACAG AGAGAACCTGAAGAAGACGCGCAGGGAGATGGAGGCGGCCACAGCGAACCTGGACGCTGCCTCCGACCTGCTCGACACAGACAGCAACGCCACTTTCGCGATG AAACCGTTGCGCGGCGGCGAACCGAAGATGCGGCAGTGCGAGGTCCACATGAACCCCGCGCGCAAGAACTGCTGTCGCCTGTGGATGTCCAAGTTCCCCACCCGCTCCAAGAGGATAGACGTCATCTCAAGGATCACCTTCCCGCTGGTCTTCGCCCTTTTCAACCTGGCCTACTG GTCAACCTACTTATTCCGCGACGAGGACGAGGAGAACTGA
- the LOC134669297 gene encoding glutamate-gated chloride channel isoform X11, with protein MDVSRPSCAAFFCLLLLCFTQFAECVNAKINFREKEKQILDQILGPGRYDARIRPSGINGTDGPAVVSVNIFVRSISKIDDVTMEYSVQLTFREQWLDERLKFNNLGGRLKYLTLTEANRVWMPDLFFSNEKEGHFHNIIMPNVYIRIFPNGNVLYSIRISLTLSCPMNLKLYPLDKQTCSLRMASYGWTTDDLVFLWKEGDPVQVVKNLHLPRFTLEKFLTDYCNSKTNTGEYSCLKVDLLFKREFSYYLIQIYIPCCMLVIVSWVSFWLDQGAVPARVSLGVTTLLTMATQSSGINASLPPVSYTKAIDVWTGVCLTFVFGALLEFALVNYASRSDMHRENLKKTRREMEAATANLDAASDLLDTDSNATFAMMRQCEVHMNPARKNCCRLWMSKFPTRSKRIDVISRITFPLVFALFNLAYWSTYLFRDEDEEN; from the exons ATGGACGTGTCGCGGCCATCATGCGCCGCCTTCTTCTGCCTGCTACTCCTGTGCTTCACACAATTTGCAGA ATGCGTGAACGCGAAGATAAACTTCAGGGAGAAGGAGAAACAGATCCTGGACCAGATCCTCGGGCCGGGGCGGTACGACGCGCGCATCCGGCCGTCCGGTATCAACGGGACTG ATGGGCCTGCGGTTGTGAGCGTGAATATATTTGTCAGAAGTATATCAAAGATCGATGACGTCACGATG GAATACTCCGTTCAGCTGACgttcagagaacaatggttagACGAACGGTTGAAATTCAACAACTTGGGCG GCCGGCTCAAATACCTAACCCTCACGGAGGCCAACCGCGTGTGGATGCCGGACCTGTTCTTCTCGAACGAGAAAGAGGGCCACTTCCACAATATCATCATGCCGAACGTGTACATCCGGATCTTCCCCAACGGGAACGTGCTGTACAGCATCCGAATCTCGCTGACGTTGTCGTGCCCCATGAATCTGAAGCTGTACCCGCTGGACAAGCAGACGTGCTCGCTCAGGATGGCCAGTT ACGGCTGGACGACAGATGACCTGGTGTTCCTATGGAAGGAAGGTGACCCAGTGCAAGTCGTCAAGAACCTACACCTACCGCGCTTCACGCTCGAGAAGTTCCTCACTGATTACTGCAACAGCAAGACCAATACTG GTGAATACAGTTGCCTGAAGGTAGACTTGCTGTTCAAGCGCGAGTTCAGTTACTACCTGATCCAGATCTATATCCCCTGCTGTATGCTGGTCATCGTGTCCTGGGTGTCTTTCTGGCTAGACCAGGGCGCGGTCCCAGCCAGGGTGTCGCTAG GAGTAACAACGCTCCTGACGATGGCGACCCAGTCGTCAGGGATCAACGCCTCCCTGCCTCCCGTCTCCTACACGAAGGCCATCGACGTGTGGACGGGCGTCTGTCTCACCTTCGTCTTCGGAGCGTTGCTAGAATTCGCTCTAGTGAACTATGCGTCCCGCTCCGATATGCACAG AGAGAACCTGAAGAAGACGCGCAGGGAGATGGAGGCGGCCACAGCGAACCTGGACGCTGCCTCCGACCTGCTCGACACAGACAGCAACGCCACTTTCGCGATG ATGCGGCAGTGCGAGGTCCACATGAACCCCGCGCGCAAGAACTGCTGTCGCCTGTGGATGTCCAAGTTCCCCACCCGCTCCAAGAGGATAGACGTCATCTCAAGGATCACCTTCCCGCTGGTCTTCGCCCTTTTCAACCTGGCCTACTG GTCAACCTACTTATTCCGCGACGAGGACGAGGAGAACTGA